ATCGAGCAGCCTAAAAGCACTTTTGAAGGCAAGTATTTGCATAACAATATATTCAAGATGGCATCAGCTTATGGGTTTCACTTATGCAAAAATCATCCATTCGTAGATGGCAATAAACGAATTGCTCTTGTTGCTATGGATACATTCCTTCAAAATAATGGTTATGAAATAACTGCTTCTGAAAAAGAAACCTATAAAATAATGATAAAACTATCATCTGAAAATCTTTCAAAAGATGAATTAACAAAATGGTTAAAAGAAAATACCACTTCTATCTAGCTTCTTGATAATTTAATTTCTTTATTAAGAAGCTTTTTCTTATATTACGTATAACTATTTTTTCAATACAATACTTAAAAGTCCTAAATAAAAATGTAATAAATGATAAATTTTATGTTTTTTACAGAAATCAAATCAAAATTACTGAATTATATAAATGCTAATTTACTCTAGCAATAAATATAAAATGTCCAAAACTAATCATTTGGTGATAAATTCAAGGCAAAGATATTATTTTTACAACATCTATCCCTGAAAACTATGTGTTTTTTGTTTTTAATCAAACCACAAAACTTCCATTTAGCAAAATGTCTTATAACGTCCCGCAGCTTCGCGACGTCCCCATAAACGCTCCAACTTCTAATCAAAGCTACCATCCTCACATAAGTCAGCCTTGCTTTCATTTATCCTTTCTAGTTGGGATGTCGCTAATCTGC
The genomic region above belongs to Orenia metallireducens and contains:
- a CDS encoding type II toxin-antitoxin system death-on-curing family toxin, which codes for MKNVNFIPKKIILYFHEQLIQIYGGSTGIRDEKLLYSAIEQPKSTFEGKYLHNNIFKMASAYGFHLCKNHPFVDGNKRIALVAMDTFLQNNGYEITASEKETYKIMIKLSSENLSKDELTKWLKENTTSI